A window of the Desulfobacterales bacterium genome harbors these coding sequences:
- a CDS encoding type II toxin-antitoxin system YafQ family toxin, with protein MLTPVYTRQFERDVKRMKRRGKNLEKLKMVIRPLVAEEALDPIHRNHKLIGNWIGRRECHIESDWLLIYKVETDRIVFERTGTHSDLYRK; from the coding sequence ATGCTCACTCCGGTTTATACGCGTCAATTCGAGAGGGATGTTAAGCGAATGAAACGGCGGGGGAAGAATCTTGAAAAGCTTAAAATGGTCATTCGCCCCCTCGTTGCTGAAGAAGCCTTGGATCCTATTCATCGCAACCATAAACTGATCGGCAACTGGATAGGAAGACGGGAGTGCCACATCGAATCCGATTGGCTCCTTATCTATAAGGTTGAAACAGACCGCATCGTGTTCGAGCGCACCGGCACCCACTCAGATTTATACCGCAAGTGA